Genomic DNA from Brassica rapa cultivar Chiifu-401-42 chromosome A04, CAAS_Brap_v3.01, whole genome shotgun sequence:
TCCTTTAATCAAATGGCGGGTCTATGTGCTTTATGTTTTCTGGAACAGGTACCATCACCTGTTCAAGAGTAGGCTCTAGAAGTCTAGTAAACATATTTGTAGTCACTTGAGTTTCTAATATTTATTCTGATGTATTTTTAGGTTGACCAACTCTTTGGAAGAGATCATCTTTTTAAGCGTAGCATCATCTTAATTAAAGCTTGGTGCTATTATGAGAGCAGAATTCTTGGTGCCAACATGGGATTGTTCTCAACATATGCATTGTCAATACTAGTCTTGTACATCATCAACCTATTTCACTCATCATTATCTGGCCCTTTATCGGTAATTACTCTAATTTCTCTGGAGCTTTAGCATCGTCTACAATTGATATATGCAAAAGATGAGATTAAAGTCATATTCTTCAACAGGTTCTCTACAAGTTCTTGGATTACTATGGTTCATTCGATTGGAGCAACTACTGTATCAGTCTCAGTGGTCCTGTGCCAATATCTCGTCTTCCAGAACTTATGGGTAAGGATGATGTTAAAAACCGCAAACACTTCTTATTTGATGTTTTGGGtttgattctctctctctctatccctTTTACAGCGGCTTCTCCAGAAAATAGGCAGGAGTTATTGCTTGACCAGAAGTTTGTAAGAGATTGTGTAAAGTTATATCCTGCTCCAACGAAATCTGTTGAAACAAATGGTCTTGAGTTTCCTATCAAACAGCTCAACATAGTTGATCCTCTTAAATACAGCAACAACCTCGGAAAAAGTGTTACAATAGGTACGTTATTGATAAAGTTCTATAACCATTTGTACCAgtataaaaatgtttatttaaaaaaaaacattttgttaGGAAATGTCAAACGAGTAAAACATGCTTTTACACTGGGAGCTCGAAAGCTCAGAGATGTTCTTTCACTACCTTGTGAAACCATTGGATGGAGACTGGAGAAGTACTTTGGCAATGCTTTGGAGAGGAATGGTAAGGGACAAAGGCAAGATGTGAAAGATCCTGTTACTGCGTTTGGTACTGGAAGGTCAGAACTATCTGATCTCAGTGGAGACTTTGAAGGTTACTATGGAAGgcttgtgagttaccaaaacaACGAGTTTTATCGAAGAGCCATGAATGCTTCAACCTCAATGCAGCCTAATGGCTTTCAAAACATGGGAAAGAGGAGAGGAACAGGAACTTATATTCCTGATATGGTATGTGATTTCTAGCTTCTGAATTACTGGCTTAGAATTTTAACTTGTTGCTGCAATCTTCTAAAATTCTTGCTCACTGGTTGTTGCAGAGTCAACAGTTATACCATGCCAGGTTCAGAGGTTCGGGTGCTGGAAACTCAGCAGCTCATCATATAGGAGCCAGTAGTAGCTGCAATCTTTCTGGTGAAGTGTCTACTTCTTCTGCCAGTATCAAAGGAGAAGAATGTGTGAATTCAGAGCCTTGTCAGTCTTCACCACCAGAAAACATAGGAGATTCTATATCTTCAAGAACACTGGAAATGGAGAATGGcaaagaagaagagagcaaaACCTCCCAAAAGTTGAAGAGTTCTTGACTTTAGTGTTGTGACAGAATCTTTGGTTGGTCTCTTGGTATACCTTCAGGATAACTATGTTGTATCTTTAATTGCATGGAAAACTCTTTTTAGGATTTAAAAGATTCATCAGGAACTTGATTACTTTCTGTTGATCAATGTTTCTTGAGAGATATCTTCTTCATTGTTGGTAAGACAGTGCATACACTAGTGGTATGTATAGATTAAAAGTTACTGAAAAATTTGATTTGCCATTTGTCTTTTGCTTGGAGTTTACTTTCTTTTGATTCTTGATCAATTTTTATACAAGATCTCTTGCCATTCTTAGACTTTTCAGAAACAAATGATCTAAACGCagttatatatttagttaaaaaattAACACACATGTTCTAAGTATTGTATAACCAGACCTATGAAAGTTGTAAGGGTAAAAACAGCTTTCATTGCAAAATACACAACAAGCTGTTCACAATCACACAGGGGAAATCTTTGGATTTGAATGCCTCACAAGAAGAGACTGTAGATCAGTGTGTGATATTTCCTGGGAGTGAGCTTGTAACAGTCATGCGCGTCTACTTGAGCTTCAAAAGGAGACGGACGCAATGTGGGTTACATCTTTGTGCTGCCACAAATCTCGAACCAAGACGCTAATGGTAGATTCAAGACCAACCATATCTGATGATGATGTAATGGTTGCATGATTATAATAACGTTTCCAGGGAGAAGCTACCAGTTGGTCACTAACCACACTTGTGGCACCTAAGTCAAACCGGTTGATAATCATCCTTTCCATTAGCTTGAATTTTCCTTCCTTGAACACCAAGTGGCTATGCAACCAGAAGTATTCTCAGATTCTACAATGGATATGCCGAAAATCATGTAAGCAGTTAAGCTAACAAGTATAAAAAAGATGGATGTTCACCTTGGGTTACAGCAATGACATCCTTATTGCTCAAAATCTGAAAAGTTTAAGCGGTCATGTTTCTTACATCACAACCAATCAAATGTGGATTGATGCCTGCAGGAGAACCAGGAGGTAGAGCTTAAATCAAGGATGTAAAAGAAGATCAAGACCACAATATCCAGATCTAATGCAATGTAAACGACTGTGATCAGTACTTCAACTGTAACAGGTCCAGCATATGTAGCTCAATTCTTATGCAAACCAGTAATTGTAGTCATACTTCGTAAacaacaaaagagagagagagagagaataaagCAATAAGattatgatttaaataaaaacaatccATTTCCAAGCAACTCAATGTTCATAAACTACTCAAATCTTATATTAAAGAGCAAATGAAACGCCAAGTGCCAAGAGATTTTCACCTTGTCTATGTATCGTTGATATCATCAGGTGTGCGCCGAGCTGCCAACTGCTTCCAACACCCATACAAACAGGAAAAACGTATATGAATGTTACTAGATATACTACCTTTTATACAAGATCTCTTCAATTTTAGCTTCTACGGAAACAAAATGGCCTTAAAAGCATTTCTTTATTTTGTACAAGATCtcgttgttcaaaaaaaaagatacaagaTCTCTTCAATTTTAACACATGTTGTAGGTTTTGTACAACCAGGGTGAATAACAGCAGCTTTCATGtgttataaaatacaaaaagttGTACACAATCACAGTTGAAATCTTTTGATCTGAATGCGCTACAAGGGACTACACATCAGAACTTGATACTGCATGGGGGATGAGAAAAGTACATGTGACCGTCGTGGTAAATAAGTATAAGTCAAAAACAGAATAAATAAGAGTTTGAGCAATAAGGAGAAACTTCTCACCATAATGATTGAAGAGAGCCATCCAAGACAGCTTCCCAGGTACACcaaaactaggttaagatccgcgcctgtTATATATCAACttaattttatgtattatgtatttttacatgttatgaaataataaatatatattgaatattttttttctatttgataagatacataaataaatttaaataatattaatatacatagtatatttttaatattaatgtctattaaataatattttctactcatatgtttttttgatcatttgtatcttttaaagaaaaattttaaattattgataacaaaatttttttgggggttaatagttttagtaatttatataaaaaagtttaaattaagttgtcaatgttcgttcaaagtttttatcaaaaaattgttcaaagtatatatatattataatattaataattaatcaaattagactttttacttatataattttgtaatcatttgtattttatcataacaaaaattttaaaccatggatcacaaaatttgaatgtgagacttttaacaatttagtaatttataattgcttttaaaaattcaaaatataacatatacataaaaaattaaaattttattatatgattattgtggtggtttaatttatttaaatagtttaaaattaaacaaatatgatagaagatacactaatttttttttatcaaatctttattattcaaaattattaattgtcgtatatattttagccacattaCGCAATtccgtaacttttatttaaggaaattataaaaaaactttaataatgaatttatgattagtttaataaaaaaaacttattatataattagatggtcagcctatttctctaatgattttaataatcaTCTTATTGATGACACGTGACTACAAAAATAAGTAGTAatatttctcaattaatatatagatgATCGGTATACACCCAGAAAAATGACTTGCCTTTTGACACACCTATAGAGAACTACGGCCGCATTTCTAATACGGGATGAACGAGATATAGATGGAGAATATTCAAATACGCTTGATGCTTGTGCTTTATACTACTAACCCCAGCTATATATTGAGTATGAgcttaatatatgtatattccaTCTCTAGCCTGAAATGATATTTACCTGCATTCAGGGGCGGACGCAGGATTGTTTTTGGTGTGGGGCACTAACCAAATTCTGATAACTAATGTTGAGTTTAAGTGAGTACTTAGATAAAGCTTATTACTAATTATCATGGGAGAAAAATAATTTAGTGTGGGGCACATGCCACACCTCCTTCAGCCCTAAGTCCGCCCCTGCCTGCATTTAtagtttgtttatatatatatatatacatacacataaCTTTATCATATATAAGCTCCATGCTATAAGAAGAAATTAAAGAACGAGATCAGAATGATCGCATAAAAGTAGTACTATAGTTTAGAATGAGTCGAACTGTCAAAACAGAAGCATGGCGGCCCAGCCGTACATGGACGACGAATCTTTCTAAAGATACCATAATAAGTTTCTTGTGCTtctaatttaaaatcaattggcGGTAAATGGAATAACTCAAGtcctttatatattattcaaagATCCTTTATATATTTCAAATGTGGGATTTTCTCTCCAACACGGCTGATTAATATACTATTGAGTTAAGGAGATCTTCGTTTTTTTCCTTTCTCATGAGCTTGATCTTCATCTATATGaacattcttttatttttataagcACAGCAGAAGGTACTATAGCGTTTTACAAGATGATagcatttaaaaataaactaacaaATACGAGAAAGACGTTTTCTTTTGGATTATTGACACCAAACGAGCAGAGCAAACCTAATTTTAACTACGAACTAGAGTTTAACCCGTATGTTCGTgcgaatatatttttattttatacatgtatacatttaaaattatcgtaaatattttaaatatgtgaTTTACATTTTATTGTAATATATTGTGTAACTTTATAATTTTGTTGTTAGTTTTTTATTcagtattattaatatataatcattTGTTTTATACTTTTTACTTTGTTTTAGACACTATTGTTGAATGATAAAAAAAACGCGCAATAAACCATACTTTGTAATGAAAAACATAGAGATATCAGTAGGTGTCacaacataaaatatttaaaataccaCTCTCAATAAATTTGtagttaaaatagatttttcattaatatcttttgaattattattttcctGATATCCTATTTTGTAAATAACACATAAACTAAAAGTTAGCTATgactataatattttgtatataatcattttagataatattttgttgtgagtttcaaattaattaaacaatatatagttgtagaaataaaattttaacatatgctaatattttttgtataaaatatacatACTTTATGAATTTTACTCTTTTTTAACAATAAATgatagttttttatttatttaaatgaaagcaatgatagtttattttatttatttttttgaaagcaattttttttgacatctaAATATTATGTATTATGTCTGAATTGACGaatatttctttatataataGGTTAATTTACCAATTTTGtatagttttgttttatttaattcatatagtacttctattttatataatatattataaaatttataaaaatagcaaagaatttttatttatttgttataataaaaattcaatcaatattaatgtataatcatattatattaataattacgaaattaattattGCATGGTTTTTAAAAACACACTTAAAACTTTTAATAAGATTTGGGTAGATATTTTCTCAacaaattttgttataattaaaaataaaatttaaatctatattttctcaacagatttgttagactAAGAATAATCATTATGTCATATTAAGTAATTAATCAAATGGTCTTACTAATACTtttaaatagtagataaaaaataggatcATAAATTAAAAGATTACATGTACCGCCGGATAGTCGACATGGCAAAAAGCTTGACCACGTGTTTGGCGTTAAAACAATTTTAGTATGAGAAAGGCTTGGGTGTTCGGATCCGGGTCTggttttttgggttttcgggtttACGTTCCTAGGTCCCATACGAAAATTTTATTAGTACGGATCGGATTCGGATAATAATACTTCGGGTTCGGATAAATTTGTAT
This window encodes:
- the LOC103863109 gene encoding uncharacterized protein LOC103863109 isoform X1, which encodes MGDNQKRLSVSSSSSHLSCSPSLTTAQAEGGSPMIAEESWMIAEERAHEILSIIQPFYVSDRNRNEIIDYVRALIKSHDGIEVFSFGSVPLKTYLPDGDIDMTVITKQDMEDKFFEKMYNTLKSEEGKPEFDVTDVKFIPAQVKVIKCNIRNIAVDISFNQMAGLCALCFLEQVDQLFGRDHLFKRSIILIKAWCYYESRILGANMGLFSTYALSILVLYIINLFHSSLSGPLSVLYKFLDYYGSFDWSNYCISLSGPVPISRLPELMGKDDVKNRKHFLFDVLGLILSLSIPFTAASPENRQELLLDQKFVRDCVKLYPAPTKSVETNGLEFPIKQLNIVDPLKYSNNLGKSVTIGNVKRVKHAFTLGARKLRDVLSLPCETIGWRLEKYFGNALERNGKGQRQDVKDPVTAFGTGRSELSDLSGDFEGYYGRLVSYQNNEFYRRAMNASTSMQPNGFQNMGKRRGTGTYIPDMSQQLYHARFRGSGAGNSAAHHIGASSSCNLSGEVSTSSASIKGEECVNSEPCQSSPPENIGDSISSRTLEMENGKEEESKTSQKLKSS
- the LOC103863109 gene encoding protein HESO1 isoform X2, which translates into the protein MGDNQKRLSVSSSSSHLSCSPSLTTAQAEGGSPMIAEESWMIAEERAHEILSIIQPFYVSDRNRNEIIDYVRALIKSHDGIEVFSFGSVPLKTYLPDGDIDMTVITKQDMEDKFFEKMYNTLKSEEGKPEFDVTDVKFIPAQVKVIKCNIRNIAVDISFNQMAGLCALCFLEQVDQLFGRDHLFKRSIILIKAWCYYESRILGANMGLFSTYALSILVLYIINLFHSSLSGPLSVLYKFLDYYGSFDWSNYCISLSGPVPISRLPELMAASPENRQELLLDQKFVRDCVKLYPAPTKSVETNGLEFPIKQLNIVDPLKYSNNLGKSVTIGNVKRVKHAFTLGARKLRDVLSLPCETIGWRLEKYFGNALERNGKGQRQDVKDPVTAFGTGRSELSDLSGDFEGYYGRLVSYQNNEFYRRAMNASTSMQPNGFQNMGKRRGTGTYIPDMSQQLYHARFRGSGAGNSAAHHIGASSSCNLSGEVSTSSASIKGEECVNSEPCQSSPPENIGDSISSRTLEMENGKEEESKTSQKLKSS